GGGTTCATCTCTGGTTCTCACAGGTCCAAGCCGTGCAATCCTATTGATGGACCCTACTGAATTTGAAATTGAGCTAAGAGTCAAGGGGACAAGTCCCTCCGAAGATAAGATCTTGAGCGCTGAAGCATTTGGGTATAATGGAACTGCTCAGAGACATAGATGTGGCTCACTGCGCAGTATGATGTTATCAGGAGCACGCAGCACATTGGAGTTCAATTATGCACACATTCCTGTGGCATTGGAGGCTACAATCAGTGTCAGGATTACAGGAGGTTTAACTGGTTTCTGTGGAAAGTTCATTGCACATACTGCTAGTATCAAGGAAGATGTCATATTGCTGGACTCTGGGGAAGAAATGGTGGCTATCTCCCATGATGGAGCCATTGATTTCTGCCGCAGTGTAGTTGCATTGGAAGGAAATGGCGGAGTTCTGACTGTTAGTGTTCATGCAAGGCAGAGTGGTGATGAGAATATCATATGTGCTTATAAACATTTTATCCCGGTAAGATGTGGACGGAATCATGACACACTTGATGTTGGGTTTTGCCAGATGAGCGTTGAAGTTGCTTGGTTGCTCATTTTTtagtattgaaaaaaaatctaggcCATGACAATACTTAATATTCGGTATTAGTAGTGGAAGTAATAGATGTGCTATGTGGCATTGTAATATACTAATACTAGAAGATAATCCGCGTTGCTGTGGGACATAGTGCATAAGACAAAACAAAGTGAAATTCTATGGGAACATTTGATCCATTGCAATTAGACATAGTGCATAGGAAAAACATTTAAGTGAAATTTAAAGAAAACATTTCATCATCACATTTAACATGCTTCATTGGTTGAATAGATCCAAGTATTTTCGAACAAACCTTAATATACTTCTCATTTGATTGACCATAGAAAAATGAATTTTCTTGACTACAAATTTTGTAATCCATCACATTTAATATACTTCATTGGTTGAATATACCcagttttttttcccaacagAACACTCTTATTTGATCGACTATAGAAACTGAATTTTTATTGActataaattttagaaataGCTACAGGAACTTACCTTCTGAGGTGATCATGAAAGTTAAGTAATATGTGATAAAAAGGAATGAAAAGGTGTAAGGAGCACTGTTCATTGTGCTATGGTATAAATTAAATACGGGTCAGTTGTACAATTATTTTCAGCTCGATATGTAGAGATGGCATTACATTATTTGattgaaataaataaaactGTAGTAGGAAATAAGCTAATTTATGGTGTACAACCTgaaaatttctagaaattaatcATTCTCACCGAAGAAATTAAATTTCTATTCTGAATCATAACATATCTGTAATATGAATTAAAGTAGAAACGAGTGACCAAAATTTACATTTGGAATTAGGTGAGAGCATGTAGCATAAAATCCATCGGTAAATAAGTATATGATCTTCATCTAACAAGAAAGGGAGGGGGAAACGTGATATTAAATATTGGCTGGCAGAGTGAAGACGAACACCTGATGCATTAAGCTGAGTTCTTTGCGTGCTAAACAATGTGTGtttttaaaagttttctatacgaaagttgctttaaaaaatcatattaatcttttttaaaaaaatatctaatatttaattaatcatacgctaataatAAGTTGCTCCATCTTACGTGCGTGAAAGATTAGTTCTCAACTCAGGAAACTGAACACAGCCTTTAGGGGAAAAAAATGTGTACAACCAATAATGAATTCATCCAAAAGCCACTTGTTTTAACTTGGTAAACCAATAAACTCAACGTGGGAGAGTGAGGGAAAAGAATAATGTACCTGATCCAGCTTAAGGTTTGTTGGGGAACATAAAAAATGGTGCAGACCAGGAAGACAGGAAATGAATTGGCTAGTGCGTGAGATGAAACAACGTTGCCGGAGTATGGATTAGCTGTGGCCGTTTGCGCCCAATAATCCCTAATAATATCAGCTAATCCATCTATTTTGTTATCAAAAGAACATATTAGCCAGTGTGCCGCAACAATTAGTTACATAGAAAATGGGAATGCCGGTAGTCATTTCCTACTAAAAGATTGAAGCTGCATCGAAAAAAGCCACCAGAGCTGCAGATAGAAGTCACCAATCCTGATAATCACCAAGCACGATGGATAACAATTATATACACTCACAATACCCGTGATGGGTATAGCACAGGGATTTAAATGCGTTATCACGGTGCCCATAAGGAGAAGTTGAGGCGTCTGCGGCGATTTCCTGATTTTCCACGCACGAAGAAAGGCGAAGGCCACTGGCCCACTGAGAAGCTGAACGGTCGGACGAGGAATCGTCGTGAAGGTAGGGGAATCGGGCTAGGGAGATTATCAAGTAAGATTATTTTGCCCGTTTATCCtacttctattttattttttctttctaattTTCACTGTTATGCGAGGAATAAACTAGTAAATAAGTTTTTATGCGGGTAATGGGATTGCCCATTTGCATCCCCTAGTGCGCGGGCGTGAGCAGTGCTATGCGCTCGAGGAAAATGATCGATTCCCCCTATCCTGTAGAGGATAGCGACCACGAGGGgcaggatgggatgggatgagcTATTCAGGCTGTCACATGTGGATGTGATAATGTGGGTCGTATTTTCCCTAGTATGATTCACTCCATCAAAGTTGCTTCAGCATTGGTACATCGCAGCTTCGGCGTTCGTACGATAGGAGATATGGAGGACATTTGATCAAACCGTTGTGCATAAAATGGATGACATGGCTTAACCATAGATCAGAAAGTTGATAATATTACTACTCTAAGTGAAGATCACTTGTATAGATTTATAGGATGCCAGTTAGTACTGAATTTGGACCGGAGGCCTCACGGCCTAGCTTATTATTTATTTGATCAATCAAATTATAAACTTGCTACTACTATTCACCTATTTGTAAGTAGTAACCATGCCATCACAATTCATTAGAAATATGAGATATGTCGTTCCCTATACTGTAAACGTCATTGGACACATGTATATGCCACTATATTTTTATAACCCAAAATGCCCCTATGTACATTTATGTGGGCCTCATGTGTCATAACCTTTATCAATCTTCGAGCGAGGAGTAACCTTGCTGGCGATGTCATCGGTCTACTCCTTAGCATGTGACTCTCATAGCTTGTCGTACACCGTTCGCAGCTGGTTTTCTTTCATGATTCAGAGGCGAGTGAGCAATCAAACTGCGTCGCAACAAAAGCTGGAGAACTGAAAAAAATGAGGGAAATCGGCAAATGGTAGCGTGACATAAGAACATGGGGTTAGAAAAGAAGAGCCGCCACTGCCACCGTTGGGGACGACTACCGCCATCGAGCGTCCATCATGCGCTTATCATCGACAGTTTCTTCTCGTTTCTGTCTCGTACGTGCATGGGTCGATGATGACCAGATCTGCTCCTATCCCTGACCACCACCCAGATCTGTCTCGTCTCTGTTCTTGCCTTCGCTAGCCAGATCTAACGCACTCAAaaatgataaaaagaaaaataaaaatagcatGATAACGCTAGAAGGAGCATATGGTGCATATGATTAGAAGAATACACTGCGTTGAATGAACGGCAATAAACATCTCtactacttttaaaaaaaaaaggagagagagaatcgCTCAATTTCTATCCCTCTGTCTTTACTTCTCTCTCCATCTCCCACTTGCACGTAAAAATCTCTCAAAAACCAAcaacctcaaaaaaaaaaaaaaaaaaccaactggCCAAATTCCGGTTGCAACGCACGCATTTCCACAGTGCTTTTTATTGGGCTCTCCTAGCCCGGCCCAAGTGAGCCCAAATATAAATCCTCTACCCAAAAAGACTCCTCGCTCCGAAAAACTTCAGGCTAGGGCCAAGCCGGAGCggagggatggcggcggcggcgaagccggaggcgggggagggggaggcgacgAATTGCCACAGGAGATCGGCGGcggggcaggaggaggaggaggaggagtcgaaGAGGCCACGCGATGGCaacgatgaggaggaagagCTGCTCACCGAGCTCTCCCGCTACCGCCGCTACTGGACGGATCTTTGGTCCGACGATTCCGGCGACATTGACAGAAGAAGTGAGGaagcattcttttttttttctttctcaattAGCCGCTAGCTAGCGTTGGGGATTTTTTTAGATGATTTTATGGTAAATACGTGCCAGACCCTTGTCGAATTCGCTCATTCCCTGGTTAGGTTTTAGGTTTCATATGAAAATCTGAAATCAACTGGTTGGCGCGCCGAATTCGCTCATGCTCATGTTAGGTTTTTAGTTTTCATCTCTAATCAACAGGTTCACGTGCCGATTAGGATTATGGTAGAAATGGAAAAATGAAAATAACATGTTGGGATTGGCATTCTTTACATAGATATCTATCAATATGATCTAATGGCTCATCTCTTTGATATATCTATTCTGATGCTTGACTGATTGATGTGGTTTATTGGATGGATGCAGCTGAGATTGGTCCCATGCGGTACACGGAGGAATCGCCCCGGTTCGCAATGCTCCTGGATTTACTTGAGGTTTTTTCTTTTGAGGTGACCGAGCTGAAAGGTATTCTACGCTGGCCAATAGATGTGTTTGGTCTCATCTCCGTTCGTGACTCTCTGGACCGGAACCGCAACTATATCTTTGAGCGCACCAGGAACAACTGCCAGACTCTCACTGCAAAGGTACCTCTATGCTTCATGGAAATAACAGTGCATAGTCATCAGTAAACAACCTGAAATATTCAAATGTGCATGGTTTAGAATCCTGTGATGGCTTTTCTTTTTGACCAACAGCAAAAAATAAAACCTGTGATAACATAATCAAGCAATTTTCCAAATCTCAAACTCCCCTACACATCAGAGCTTAACATATTTTCATGATGCATAAGGGGCATCACAAACATATGTGGGTTGCTAACAGAAATAACTACAGAAACTTTTGGTGCACAGGTGCAGAATTGATACTACAAAAATAAAAGGCTACCAAATCAATTGATAGCACATGCAGGGATACTTCCCCACTCTTATTGAATTTAtagcaactactccctccgtttcacaatgtaagtcattctagcatttcccacattcatattgatgttaatgaatctagacatatatatgtgcctagattcattagcatctatataaatgtgggcaatgctagaatgacttacattgtgaaacggaggaagtagcatttTCCCCCCTATGAACTTGCAGGGGCTATCTTTAGCAAGGGCTATGTTCCTTGGTCCTTGCTTCAGCTTGTTGCGAACCATTCCAGTAGGATATTTAACAGACCCCTCATGAGTATGTGAATGGTAAAAGTGAGAATCAATCGGTAGTACAAATGTCCTAACTGCAGCAAGACGAATCATGCATGGATTCATCTCCTTGCAATACAGCTTGAGCCTAAGGgaaaacattttgcaaatattTAGGGGTAGTAACATTTTGCAAATATTTAGGGGTAGTAACATTTTGCAGACATATAATATTTGTTATCTCATAGCCATCATCTTTGGTTTTTATCATAATAGTCATCATGTTTTAATGGGATTATTGACCATTATTCATGCCAATCCAAGAGTTTAAGGAGATGTAATGGCAATCCACAATTGACAATACAAAGCAAAATTCTTTGAGATGTTTTAGAGTAGAGAGTAAAAAGGGCAGCATCAAGAGTACAATTTGCCCAACAATTAACTACATTTTGTTGTGATACTTTGACATACTATGAAGATTCTATATGAAAAGCTCATGCAAAAAATGCTAATGAATAATGGTTGTGTTAATACTACAGTTCTGCGATAACAGGGTATTATTGATTTGCAAGTGCTGGTCATTAAAGATTCAGGCAGTAAAGATGAAGTTGTCAATACATATATCAGATATTTATCGTATACTGTATACTTATATGCATATTTTGCTATACAGTATCATTTTATTGTTGGGCAAAGGGAAAATAGAAAATCCAAGTTCAGTTATGCATAGCATGTCGTCAGTCTCACATATGTTTTCTTTTCCTAATTATGCTCCTgtttatattttgttttgacAGTTCAATGCCCCATTCATATTATTGTGTTGAGTGGAACTTAGAACACATATGTGATAGAATTATGCATGTTTGTTCACCATCAATCTAGCTAATTTCAccttatccaaaaaaaaaatggaaatattTGCTGTGTTACATTGTTGCTACCATTCCTTATATTTAGTAATGTCACGGGTGTATGTAGGATTCATCTCTGGTTCTTACTGGTCCAAGCCGTGCAATCCTATTGATGGACCCTATTGAATTTGAAATTGAGCTAAGAGTCAAGGGGACAAGTCCCTCCGAAGATAAGATCTTGAGCGCTGAAGCATTTGGGTATAATGGCACCGCTCAGAGACACAGATGTGGCTCACTCCGCAGTATGTTGTTATCAGGAGCACGCAGCACATTGGAGTTCAAGTATGCTCACATTCCTGTGGCATTGGAGGCTACAATCAAGGTCAGGATTACAGGAGGTTTAACTGATTTCTGTGGAAAGTTCATTGCACATACTGCTAGTATCAAGGAAGATGTCGTATTGCTGGACTCTGGAGAAGAAATGGTGGCTATCTCCCATGATGGAGCCATTCATTTCTCCCGCAGTGTGGTTGCAGTTGAAGGAAATGGTGTGCTGACTGTTGGTGTTCATGCAAGGCAGAGTGGTGATGAGAATAACAGCTGTGATTACAAGAATTTTATCCCGGTAAGATGTGGACGGAGTCATGACACACTTGATGTTGGATTTTGCCAGATGAGTGTTGAAGTTGCTTGGTCGCTCATGCTTTCATATTGAAAAAACATAGGCCCgataatattatattttgcCAAGTCTAGGCCCTGATAATTTTGCTTGCTGTGACACAAGCTGTTTGCTCGATGGCATTGTAATATACTGATATGACAATACTTAATATTCGGTGTTAGTAGttcatttttttagagaaggctATACGGCCCTGCTTTTTATTGCGTTCTTATAGAAAGCAATATGTCTTTATACATAGATTCAGAGATGCTGGGGCCACCAGCTTGCCAGACACAGCACAGGAAACTGACTGTAAACACACTACCAACTACAGGACGCATAAGCAAGTGCTATAATAGAGAGGAGTATTATCTCTAATTCTATCCATATAATCTACTACTCATAAATAAGAAGCAATATATACAATAGGTCACCTCTAATACACAATACAAATACTAGTACTTCTAATACTATCACAcctagggcttgtttggtaaagctccaacttctaaatttagcttcaggaattgggtctggagtggagcagctccacctctctagttcattttttgaGAGTGTTTCactcagctccactcccattttaggtggagaTGAAGTCATGAAACTGTTTAGCTGAGCTTAGTTTCAAAAgaggtggagctagagctgtgccaaacagaccccTATTTTGTTACTTCTAATACACACATATCAATACTTCTAATAATACTCTCACACACATATGGAGGTTCTCTTAGTACATGAGAAGGTTGCTCAGCTATATGACACTTAGGGTCATCCAATCCTACGTGACACtcatgtcaaaaaaaataaataaatcatacGTGACACTCTTAAAACAGCACATCAAGTATTCCTGTATATCATCACTCAATCGTACGTGACACTCGTGTTAAAAAGAAAATCGTATATGATGCTTTTAAGGACAGTACATCAATTATAGTAGTTGCTCCCAGGCTCCAAACTCCAGAATGCCAGCAAAAGCCAAAAGCAAAACTAAACCACCGGTAACACCGATGTTAGCCTATTCCAGCTCGCGAGGGACGAAGACCGTTGACAGCATCTTGTAATGCCGCCGCCATGGACTCCAGAGTAGCAACGTCATCAGGCTTCAGAAATGATTTCCACTACAACAGTAAGCCAATCAAACGAAAAAAGAATAATTAGAGGTGAGGAAACCATCTTATCCCTGAAGACCATGTCATGTCTAGTTGACCAAAGAATTCCAACATAAAGCAGCTAAAAGAAGGCATCCAACTCTAGATTTTTTAAGCCTGTTTTCCCCAGAACCAAGCAGAAAAAGTCATCAAAATCATGAGGAATTCTACTCTGGCCAAGGGCGTCTCTACAAATACACCAGGCAAATCTAGCAACGGGGCATTTGAAACAAACTAGAAATAACTGCGCGCTTCGCTGCACCCGTCCAATATCAGAGGAGAAATAAATTTAAcagcatataatttttttatatagcatGTATTTGGATCATTTACATATTAGAAATGAGCAAGGAGAAACAGTAATTGATGAAATAGAATTGTCTTACAAATTTCATAAATTAAACAGTGCACATGATAAATATCACCAAATGTTAAAGTGTCAACAAATAGTGTTGGTTCTAATATGGGAGCCAAGAGAGGAGTGAGCAGTTGACAGTTAGTGTTGTGACCACAAGATAGAACTGAGAATCACACAACAGAGCATGTTAGTGGAGAATTCTTACAAAATGTGGACAttaagaataaaaaaactaagaaaaaaaacatatcctcCGGATTAGTCGTTATCTCACATATGAGGCTCCCCAACTGTTCATACTTGCATTTGTGTTCATGAGCTCGTCCATCTACAAATTGCAAAGGCTAAAGGCATATAGTTGCAAAATAAGAAATAATAGATACATTAGGTGTGGTATGAAGTATTACTATTTATTTTActgatatatacatatataaaaaggaTGTGGATTATCTCCTTCAGTACAAAACATATATGACCAAATATTATCAGGCATTTGCACATTTCTAAGAATGTACCTTTACCATGCTAGACAACAGTTTGGGCAAGCTgttgcctatatatatatgtatatgatacatatatgatatatccatCCTGTTATAGCTTATAAGGTAATGGAAATGCTAAACCCAAATGTTATGGCTTGTAGCCAGCAGTCTGATAAAAGAAGAACTCATAGCAGTGTAGCACAGTAGGACTGAGTGCCCTGGTAAGTGATAACAGCAAGAGTAGACTGTTGGCAAGACATTTATAGATTCATGTCCCTCATGACCTCAATTcagaaaatgaaaagaaaagctATCTATTGAAAGAATGAAGTCACCTAACTAAGCTTTACTTTTTGTATATCTACAAATATCACCTTTTGCCAATATAATTATTACACATTGGGAACCATTACATATACGCAGCACCACGTGATATTCATAAAGAATGAAATTAACAGTGAATTTTAAATTAGAACAGAGTTGACTTCCATTTGGTAAGTAAACTATCCTATATCCAACAAAAAGAATAGTGTCCCACATTCCATAGATACATATTTCATAGGAGCATAGGATGATATATACTTGCATATGTCTTAAAATATGATGGTCTGCAATGTTTTTTGTGAGATTCAGATATAATACAATCCGACTCAACACACCTGTAATAGCAGTGCCAAGGCTCCTTACATGCTGCTGAACCTCACATAGATAAAAAATGGCAAAAGTGAACCTAGAAACAATGGATTGTCACATGTGACAGCAGTAATTGTAAATCATTAATGCTCTCTAAAAGTCTAGGCCTGTAGATTGTACCGATCAGATGAGACTTTTTCATGAAGGCACCTAAATTGTAGtgctaaaaatgctttttcttTGGGAATGTATTTCAAACCACCCACGGACCTAGGCGCTACCTAGCTGGCTATCCCAAAAGCTAAATGTAAAGGTTATTCTTCAATTTTAGAAGGCACACTGAATTATATGAACTCAAGCAGTTTGAGTTATTTTTGGCATGCCAACCCTATAGATGCCTCAGAGGAGATGATGATGCAAGCATAAACAACAGATGTACACACTACAGCtgacagaaaaaaaatgaggagGTACTATGAGATCATAAGAAAGCCTGGATAGTAGATGATTTACCCATATTTTTCATAGTGTTGGTTTTACAGTGTTAATTAATGATCACAAGTCGTGCCCCAAATTTCTCCAGGAGGGATGGTTTGATTCCTGGGATTCCTGTACACGAAGAAACCATGTAGATCAAATATGTAATGCTGTCATGCTGTGCTGATACGTTAAACCAAACAATGCAACATTTGGTCTTACCTGCTAACCTCGACGAAAGAAAATAATGAGGAGCAATCAGTGAAAATCTTGCCCTGTCAGCTGTGACTCCTTGTTCTTTATAAGCCAGATGCCTTCCATCAGGAAGTTGAATTGTTTTGGCACTTGGGGGACCTATGTAGAGTTTCTTTGGCAGCTCTACTGGGGTATCATCAACACTCCCTACACCTAATACTGCATACAAAATATTCCTGTTAATCAAGCGATAAAAAATTGATCCCTACATTAAGAAATTGTTTTCTTGGATTTCGCATTTTTCACAAATCAATTGAAGTACATAGTGCATTGACAAAATGATTGTACAATGTGTAGCATGTAAAAGAGGGTAAAGGAGCACTTCTGGGTAGAAATTCTACATGCTAGCATGCATCAAGTTCGCATATAAGCAACCAAGTGccataaaactcaaaaataAGAGGGCAAAAAGAATCCACCTGGCAAGCAATCTGTTGGCACCAAAATAGTAATATCAATACAGCAAAAAAAAAGCAGCTAGCTTGACTCAATAGTAAAACAATTGACTGACCAATGACCACAATATTAGACTATGGTTGACCTGTCATGAATTTCAAACTGCCCGTAGGCCATGCATTGTACCCCATGGCCATGAAGGCATGAACACAAGCGCACAAGGCATGGATCCCacaatccaaaaaaaaatctccttgAAATAATTACACGCTTTAACCAATATATATCTAGAGTAGCGTTCACAACAGAAACGCAGCATAAAGAGACAGATTGATTCTAAATCCAAACAAAAtttcaggggaaaaaaagagcACCAAACGGTTAGTTAGATCCATCCCCTCTAATGACTGAACACTAAACGTGCACGCTCATATCATACATCGTGATGCACGACGGCATAAACCAAACTGCATGCTGAGCTGTAGTCAGAGCCTCACTCGCACGCAAGGAAGAGAAGatcgggggagggggggtgagAGATCAGCGGGGGATTACCGATGAGCGTGAcgaacgcgacggcggcggtgatgacCCAGCACCTGACGGGGTTGCAGTCCTCGGCGAGGTACGCGTTCATGAAGCTGAGGCGCTTCCCCATGGCCACGGCGGGGCCCCTGAGCCGCCGCGCGAGCTCGCTGtcctcggcgccggcgaggctctGAGCGGTCGGATCCACCGGGGGGAGACCAAACGCCGGATCGACGGCCTGCCAGTGGATTTGGCACTACACCAAGCAGGGTGGagaagatggtggtggtggctcacGACCCTTTTGTCCGGGCAGCCGGAATCGCCTGCGGAGAGGAGGTGGTCACCGGATTCGATGCCCCTGGTCTCCTCGCTGGTAGAT
This genomic window from Oryza sativa Japonica Group chromosome 12, ASM3414082v1 contains:
- the LOC4352417 gene encoding uncharacterized protein translates to MGKRLSFMNAYLAEDCNPVRCWVITAAVAFVTLIVLGVGSVDDTPVELPKKLYIGPPSAKTIQLPDGRHLAYKEQGVTADRARFSLIAPHYFLSSRLAGIPGIKPSLLEKFGARLVIIN
- the LOC4352416 gene encoding uncharacterized protein, producing the protein MAAAAKPEAGEGEATNCHRRSAAGQEEEEEESKRPRDGNDEEEELLTELSRYRRYWTDLWSDDSGDIDRRTEIGPMRYTEESPRFAMLLDLLEVFSFEVTELKGILRWPIDVFGLISVRDSLDRNRNYIFERTRNNCQTLTAKDSSLVLTGPSRAILLMDPIEFEIELRVKGTSPSEDKILSAEAFGYNGTAQRHRCGSLRSMLLSGARSTLEFKYAHIPVALEATIKVRITGGLTDFCGKFIAHTASIKEDVVLLDSGEEMVAISHDGAIHFSRSVVAVEGNGVLTVGVHARQSGDENNSCDYKNFIPVRCGRSHDTLDVGFCQMSVEVAWSLMLSY
- the LOC107276014 gene encoding uncharacterized protein produces the protein MRPRDGSEEEELLNKLSRYCRYWTDLWSDDSSDIAKRTEIGPMRYTEEPPRFAMLLDLLEVFSFEVTELTGILRWPIDVFGLISVRDSLDRNRNYIFERTRNNCQTLTAKGSSLVLTGPSRAILLMDPTEFEIELRVKGTSPSEDKILSAEAFGYNGTAQRHRCGSLRSMMLSGARSTLEFNYAHIPVALEATISVRITGGLTGFCGKFIAHTASIKEDVILLDSGEEMVAISHDGAIDFCRSVVALEGNGGVLTVSVHARQSGDENIICAYKHFIPY